A part of Miscanthus floridulus cultivar M001 chromosome 6, ASM1932011v1, whole genome shotgun sequence genomic DNA contains:
- the LOC136461619 gene encoding ubiquitin-conjugating enzyme E2 2 has protein sequence MSTPARKRLMRDFKRLMQDPPAGISGAPQDNNIMLWNAVIFGPDDTPWDGGTFKLTLQFNEEYPNKPPTVRFVSRMFHPNIYADGSICLDILQNQWSPIYDVAAILTSIQSLLCDPNPNSPANSEAARMFSENKREYNRKVREVVEQSWTAD, from the exons ATGTCGACCCCTGCGAGGAAGAGGTTGATGAGGGATTTCAAGCGGTTGATGCAGGACCCTCCGGCCGGCATAAGTGGCGCCCCGCAGGATAACAACATAATGTTGTGGAATGCTGTCATATTTGG ACCTGATGATACCCCGTGGGATGGAG GTACGTTCAAGCTGACTCTCCAGTTTAATGAAGAATATCCAAACAAGCCACCAACCGTGCGCTTTGTTTCTAGGATGTTTCATCCAAACA TTTATGCTGATGGAAGCATATGCTTAGATATCCTGCAGAATCAGTGGAGTCCGATATATGATGTAGCTGCAATACTCACGTCGATCCAG TCATTGTTGTGCGACCCAAACCCGAATTCGCCCGCTAACTCTGAAGCTGCCCGCATGTTCAGCGAGAACAAGCGAGAGTACAACCGCAAAGTGCGGGAGGTCGTGGAGCAGAGCTGGACGGCGGACTGA
- the LOC136457584 gene encoding uncharacterized protein, whose product MAAHSRGHPAMRERGFSPAGTSPYWWIRPCAGPILLFLFTAAAASAAAPEEEKFTEELLLRPLPDRKALAHFHFRSSAPPAASVGRHHHLFPKAISQLVKKYHISELELSFTQGRWNYEQWGGFDPMSTNNAKPPGVELWAVFDLPLSEIDATWKNLTHTLSGLFCASINFLESSTAFSAPRWGFKLNEGNLRYGALPREAVCTENLTPWLKLLPCRDKAGIASLLYRPSIYKGYYHSQKLKLRSSQSLGIILDQTLTVVLQPNTVSGEQLHSNHGQLQPNWSMRHLFNRKLSGKCLVSKSSRVFIEVDKGIVDNVNKSGSDLSWSNEFFVLSNSPDKLIKGQNHVEIQSFLYVYDASNYTEEKPLDVGITWKLPLVWTCTPSPFHASRFLMGSGNERGSIALSFMSTNLHKQISGSPTDCSIKAVIFQVVPWYVKVYYHSLEIFIDGSRKTVSEVVDKIHVIPSEDKLLPGTLEMLLRFPCSMQSGTLTLDFDKGFLHIDEYPPDANQGFDIPSALVSFPEFSSAQSYPEIDPVLGSPLLENFQEDSVVKSYTEVLLVPLTTPDFSMPYNVITFTCTVLALYFGSLLNALRRRIGEEERELKKTATRHGLIPRLVAKLRGQKVDPTESGSSSESTGSKKLLFKVVFVAVAAVLFHYFSNNS is encoded by the exons ATGGCCGCACATAGCAGAGGGCATCCGGCCATGAGGGAAAGGGGGTTCTCGCCGGCGGGGACCTCTCCATATTGGTGGATCCGCCCCTGCGCCGGACcgatcctcctcttcctctttaCCGCCGCCGCGGCGTCTGCGGCGGCGCCTGAGGAGGAGAAATTCACGGAGGAGCTGCTCCTGCGGCCGCTCCCGGACCGCAAGGCACTGGCCCACTTCCACTTCCGCTCCTCTGCGCCCCCCGCTGCTTCCGTTGGTCGGCACCACCACCTCTTCCCCAAGGCCATCTCCCAGCTG GTTAAAAAATATCATATTAGCGAGTTGGAGCTATCTTTCACCCAGGGAAGATGGAACTATGAGCAGTGGGGTGGATTTGATCCTATGTCAACTAATAATGCAAAGCCTCCTGGTGTTGAGCTGTGGGCAGTTTTTGATCTTCCTTTGTCTGAAATTGATGCAACATGGAAGAACCTGACACATACACTCTCTGGCCTGTTTTGTGCATCCATCAACTTTTTGGAGTCTTCAACTGCATTTTCTGCTCCTCGTTGGGGATTTAAATTGAATGAAGGCAATTTGCGATATGGTGCATTGCCTCGTGAAGCAGTATGCACTGAGAATCTGACACCTTGGTTGAAACTTCTTCCATGTCGTGACAAAGCTGGGATAGCTTCTTTGCTGTACAGGCCTTCAATTTACAAAGGATATTACCATTCACAAAAACTGAAACTGAGATCCTCCCAGTCACTTGGTATTATTCTTGATCAAACTCTGACTGTTGTGCTCCAACCAAATACTGTAAGTGGCGAACAGCTACATTCCAATCATGGTCAACTTCAGCCCAACTGGTCCATGAGACATCTTTTCAACAGAAAGTTGTCAGGGAAATGCCTTGTTTCTAAATCCAGCAGAGTATTCATTGAGGTTGATAAAGGCATTGTTGACAATGTTAACAAATCTGGAAGTGATCTTTCTTGGAGTAATGAATTCTTTGTATTGTCTAATAGCCCGGACAAGTTGATCAAAGGTCAAAATCACGTAGAAATTCAATCTTTTTTATATGTATACGATGCTAGTAACTACACTGAGGAAAAACCTTTGGATGTGGGCATAACTTGGAAGCTTCCCCTCGTATGGACTTGCACCCCATCACCTTTTCATGCAAGCAGATTTCTTATGGGCAGTGGAAATGAAAGAGGGTCAATTGCTCTGTCGTTTATGTCCACTAATCTTCATAAGCAGATATCCGGCAGCCCAACTGATTGTTCAATAAAGGCAGTTATTTTCCAGGTTGTTCCATGGTATGTTAAGGTCTATTATCACAGCCTAGAAATATTTATAGATGGGAGCAGGAAGACTGTGTCAGAAGTAGTTGACAAGATTCATGTCATTCCTTCAGAAGACAAGCTTTTGCCTGGTACCCTGGAGATGCTACTAAGATTCCCTTGCAGTATGCAGTCAGGAACTCTGACATTGGATTTTGACAAG GGATTCCTGCATATAGATGAATATCCTCCTGATGCTAATCAAGGATTTGACATTCCTTCAGCTTTGGTTAGCTTTCCTGAGTTCAGTTCTGCTCAAAGTTACCCTGAAATTGATCCAGTACTTGGATCTCCTTTACTAGAAAATTTCCAG GAAGATAGTGTTGTGAAGTCATATACAGAAGTATTGCTTGTTCCCCTGACAACTCCTGATTTCAGCATGCCATATAATGTCATCACCTTCACATGCACTGTCTTAGCTCTTTACTTTGGCTCATTATTGAATGCTTTGAGACGAAGGATTGGTGAGGAAGAGAGGGAGTTGAAGAAAACAG CCACAAGGCATGGGCTCATTCCTCGGTTGGTAGCTAAGTTAAGGGGGCAGAAGGTGGATCCAACAGAGTCAGGGTCCTCATCTGAATCGACTGGATCAAAGAAGCTGCTATTCAAGGTTGTATTTGTTGCAGTAGCTGCAGTTCTATTTCACTATTTCTCAAACAACAGTTAA
- the LOC136461618 gene encoding uncharacterized protein — translation MARAEQECLAAPLLEPTATARQRVPFVEVRLYRRGAGPVAIFRSDLSGPGRDRLDVRRIQASQGLRALFAFRPEGPRRGRGLRIRCDPAAGYSALPFRDGAVIALDGEPRESWTKPVSVIVAGLLVAAVMAAVAVNGVPEPLRSSRLVNGMFPPWILVSVVIIFARARTRPRAP, via the exons ATGGCGCGTGCGGAACAGGAATGCTTGGCTGCGCCACTGCTCGAGCCGACCGCGACGGCGAGGCAGCGCGTCCCGTTCGTGGAGGTGCGGCTGTACCGGCGGGGCGCCGGCCCGGTGGCGATCTTCCGGTCGGACCTGTCGGGCCCTGGGCGGGACCGCCTCGACGTGCGCCGCATCCAGGCGAGCCAGGGCCTCCGGGCGTTGTTCGCCTTCAGGCCCGAGGGCCCCCGCCGCGGGCGCGGCCTCCGGATCAGGTGCGACCCGGCCGCCGGCTACTCCGCGCTGCCGTTCCGCGACGGCGCCGTCATCGCCCTCGACGGCGAGCCCAGA GAGTCGTGGACGAAGCCGGTGTCGGTGATCGTCGCCGGCCTGCTGGTGGCCGCGGTGATGGCAGCGGTTGCAGTCAACGGGGTGCCGGAGCCGCTGCGGTCGTCGAGGCTTGTCAACGGGATGTTCCCGCCGTGGATCCTCGTCAGCGTGGTCATCATCTTCGCTCGCGCCAGGACGCGGCCAAGGGCTCCATAA